In Mercurialis annua linkage group LG5, ddMerAnnu1.2, whole genome shotgun sequence, a single genomic region encodes these proteins:
- the LOC126681012 gene encoding coatomer subunit beta'-1-like: protein MAAALEIKNEFTQLSERVKSVDLHPTQPWILTSLYSGTVCIWNYQSQTLEKSIKVTESPVRSAKFVPRKNWIITGSDDKFIRVYDYDTMELIKEFEAHNDYIRCVSVHPSLPCVLSCSDDMFINMWDWEKGWDCIRVFEGHSSYVMDITFNPRDSSTFASASLDGTIKIWNLDSPVPIATLEGHSKGVNCVDYSINDDIPYLLSGSDDYTLKVWDCETKICFQTLESHTNNVCAVRFHPEFPIIISGSEDGSICLWDANTYRLQNTLNYGLERVWTVGCKKGSDEIAFGCDKGSIMVKVCSSH, encoded by the exons ATG GCTGCTGCTTTGGAAATTAAG AATGAATTCACCCAACTATCAGAAAGGGTAAAATCTGTGGATCTCCATCCAACTCAACCATG GATTCTTACTAGTCTATATTCAGGAACTGTATGTATTTGGAACTACCAATCTCAG ACCTTGGAGAAGTCTATCAAGGTCACTGAATCACCCG TAAGATCAGCAAAATTCGTTCCGAGAAAGAACTGGATTATAACCGGATCAGATGACAAATTTATTCGCGTATATGATTACGATACAATGGAGTTGATAAAAGAATTCGAGGCACATAATGACTACATTAGATGTGTATCTGTGCATCCTTCACTTCCTTGTGTATTGTCATGTTCCGATGACATGTTTATAAACATGTGGGACTGGGAGAAGGGCTGGGATTGCATTAGGGTTTTTGAAGGTCACTCAAGTTATGTTATGGACATCACTTTTAATCCAAGAGATTCATCTACATTTGCTAGTGCATCACTTGATGGCACCATTAAG ATATGGAATCTTGATTCCCCTGTTCCAATTGCTACATTGGAAGGTCATTCGAAAGGTGTAAATTGTGTCGATTACTCGATCAATGATGACATACCATATCTGCTAAGCGGTTCTGATGATTATACTCTCAAG gTATGGGACTGTGAAACTAAAATTTGCTTTCAGACATTAGAAAGCCATACGAATAATGTCTGTGCAGTACGCTTCCACCCGGAGTTTCCCATCATAATTTCAGGTTCTGAGGATGGGAGTATCTGTCTCTGGGATGCAAACACTTACag GCTTCAAAACACATTGAACTATGGCCTTGAAAGAGTTTGGACCGTTGGATGCAAGAAAGGTTCAGATGA GATTGCATTTGGTTGTGATAAGGGAAGCATTATGGTCAAAGTTTGTAGCTCTCATTGA